CTCGCGATGCTGCGCGCGGTCGCGGCCGGGCGCGCCGAGCTGACCTGCAGCTGTGAACCGGATCTGCGGGTGGACGGCCTGCCCTGCTGCGACCAGCCGGCGGCGCACGCACTCGCACGGGATGGCCTGATCCGCGCACACGACGCGGTCGGGGCCGGGCAATGGACCCGGGCCGAGCTCACCGACGACGGCCTGCTGGCACTCGGCCTGCCGCGCGCCTGCTGAATTCTGCTGATCGTTGCCGGACGGAAAGCCTTGCCCGGCAACGATCAGTGTCCAGCGCGGTCCGCCGCCGTGGTGACCTGCTCCGGCGCGCGGACCCGCCGGGCCGACCGGCTCCAGCTGATCCAGCCGTGCACGACCAGCCCGGCGAAGACCAGGTAGATGGCGGCCGAGAAGTACAACCCGGAGCTGATCTGCAGGGGTACGCCGATCGCGTCGACCACCAGCCAGACACCCCAGAACTCGACCAGCCCGACGCCCTGCGCGGCGAACGCGACCAGCGTGCCGACGAAGATCGCGGCGTCCGGCCACGGCGCCCACGAGGCGTCGAGCGACTGGAGCGCGAGCGCCATCGCGACCGTGCCCGCGGCGAACGCAGTCACCATCGCGGCCCGCTCGGTCCAGCGGCCCGTGCGCACGACCACGCCGTACACCGGATCAGTGCGCCGGTGCCAGGCCCACCAGCCGTAGAGCGAGATGAGCAGGATGGCGATCTGCCGCCCGGCCAGCCCGCCGAGGTGCGCGGAAGCGTAGACCGAGAACAGCAGCACGGTCGCCGCGACCTGCACCGGCCAGGTCCAGAGCGTGCGCCGTTCGGCGAGGAACACCACGGCCAGCGCGAACAGCTGACCGGCCAGCTCCGCGATCGAGATCCACTGGCCCAGCACGGTCACCCCGTGGTGCAGCAGGAAATCCACGTCCGCCCCTTCCGTCCTACGGACGCCAACATCCTGCCCGGCAAGACCATTCCCGTGAAACCGTGCGGTGACGGGCATTCCCGCCTCGCGGGACGGCCGGAGGTCCGGCACCTGCCCTGGGCACCGGTCCTCCGCCGGGTCACCGCCCGTCGGGATTGAATCCGGACGGCGATGTGGGCGGCTCCTCCGTACGCCCGCCTGCTTCGCCCTGTGGGTACGCGGCGGTCGGGGCCTCGTGGGCACCCGCTTTTGCCGACGCGGCAACCGGTTCACCGACCTCGCCACGGGCCCCGTCACCGGAGCCGATCTGGCCCTGCAGAGCACCGAGCCAGCCGCCCCAGCGTTCCTGCGCGGGCTTGATCAGGCCGCCACCGAAGCCGACGACCAGCACGCCGGCGACGGTGGCGAGCACCGCGATCAGCACCGGCCCGGTCACCGTGGTCGCGATGTTCACCTGACCCAGCGCGGCGATGATGCCGAACGCCATGATCAGCCAGTAGGCGATCGTGGCGAGCAGCCGTCCGGCGGGACGGGCGGCCAGCGCCGAGGCGGCCATGTCCCGCACCACCTTGGCGATCGCCGCGGCCACCACGATCAGCACCAGCGCCACCAGGATCCGCGGCAGGAACGCGATGATGTCGTTGAGCAGCGAACTGACCGGATTCGACGAACCGAACACGCCGAACGCCAGCTGCAACGCGATCAGCAGAATGAAGTAGTAGACGAGTTTGACCAGCAGCAGGCCCGGATCGGCATTCGCCTGCCGCAGCATTCCGGTCAGCCCGGTCTTCTCCACCAGCCGCGCGAAACCGAGCTTTCCGAGAACGATCTCGAGCGCCTTGGACACGGCTTTCGCGATCAGCCAGCCGATCAGCAGGATGATCAGAAAACCCACGAGTTTCGGGACGAACGTGGCCACCAGATTCCAGGCCTGCCCGAGTCCGTCCTTCAGTTGCTGACCCACGTCGGCTCCCTTCGCCGTGTTTCGGCCGTGGACGCAGAAGAAGTACCCAGCGGGAGAGAGTGCGGTGCGCCACGATCGAGTGAGACGACTGGCCGAGAAGATCAATCCCCGCCATACTTGTCCTACCGGTGGGGACCGGGGAGACGAGGCCGTCCGGCGCAGCGAAAACCGCAAGCGCCGGGCGGCCTCGAGCATTTCCGCACCGAAATTCGCCGGGGTATCGCTTTCGCGGACCGGCGCACGGACTCGTTTTTCCGCTCTGGCCGCCGCCGATGCGCCGACAGCCGGACCCGCGATCTGCGCCGAACGGAGCACGAAGGTGCCGGATGGCGAGGACAAATGGTGGATTGGCCGGACATGGCCCGGCCAATCGCGCATTTCGGACATTTGCCGATCGGGACGGCCCGGGCAAGGGAGCAGGACGGGATGCCGGGAGTCGTCGCGGGATACCGAATGTCCGGTACCCGGACCAAGCCAGCGGCACCGGGTGACGCGGGGTGCCGAGCGTCCAGTACCCGGATCAAACGAGCAGCATCGGCGCCGGGCGACGGAAGTACCGAACGTCCGGCGCCCGGACCAAACGAGCAGCACCGGGCCGCCGCCGGGCGACGCGAAGTCCGAACATCCGGTACCTAGACCAAACGAGCAGCACCGGGTGACGCGAGGGACCGAACATATCCGGCCGCGTCAAGGCAGCCTGTGAGCTGGCCGGTCTGCCGCTCGGCCCGACGCGGACCCCACTGCGGCCCATTTCCGCCGAGGCGCGAGCAGCTTCATCGTCTGCTCGACGCGGCGGGCCTCCGGGTCGGCCAGCATCCGGAACCGGCCACCACCGCAGTCGAGCGAAACCGTGCGCAGCGGCCACCTGGACCCGGCCACCGAATCACTCCTCCGGGACGCCGGACCGAAACACCGCACCGGAACCCCCGAACGCAGACCGGCCACCCCGCAGCAGCGAGGTGGCCGGTCCGGGTGAAGCGCGTCAGGCGGCGCGCAGGGCGTCGCGGAGTTTGACCTTGGCGCCGGTGCGCATCACCGCGTTGCGGTAGATGCGCGCGGCCAGCCAGATCAGCGCCGGGATCAGCAGCACCACCAGGCCCACCGACACCACCGCTTCCCACACCGGCACCCCGCCCATCGACAACCGCATCGGCATCAGCGTCGGGGCGAAGACGGGGATCACCGACAGCACCTCGGCGAGACGGCTCGACGGATCCGAGGGCAGCACCGAGATCCCCACCACGTAGCCGGCGATCACCAGCAGCAGCGCAGGCATCGTGGCCCCGCCGACGTCCTCCTGCCGGGACACGAGCGCGCCCAGCGCGGCGAACACGACCGCGTACATGAAGAACCCGAGCAGATACCAGACGATCAGCCACACCACGGTCCCGACGGCCGCGGACACCGAGATCGTCAGCACCCCCAGGCCCAGGCCGGCGACCAGGCCGACCACCCCGATCGCGAGCATCTGGATCAGCCCCACCACGCCGATCCCGAGCACCTTCCCGGCCATCAGCTGCCACGGCTTGACGGTGGACAGCAGCAGCTCGACCACCCGGGAGGTCTTCTCCTCCACCACCCCCTGCGACACCATCTGGCCGTTGAGCATCAGCGAGAAGTAGATCAGGATGCCCGCGACGATGCCGAGGATCAGCTGCTGGCTGTCGTAGTCGTAGGGCTTCTCCAGCGGCGGCAGCTCGTCGATCGCCGCACTCGCCGTCGCCCGCTGCACCACGGCCGGATCCTGGTGCAGCGAACGGATCGACTGCTCCAGCGCGACCTGCCGGGCCAGCACACCGAGGGTGTTCGCCAGCTTGGCGTCCAGCGTCTTCTTCGCCTGGACGTGCACCTGCCGCGCGTCCTGCACCAGCAACGCGTCGAGCGAGCCGTCGCGCAGTTTCGCCACGCCGGTCGCCTGGTCGGGCACCTGCTCGGTGGCGACCTTCTGATCGAGCGACTTCGCGGTCTCGACCAGCGGCGCGGACAGCGGGGCCGCGGCGGGCACGTAGCCCACCGTCGCGTCCGCCGAGCCGCCCCCGCTGATCAGTTTGAACACCACGGCCACCGCGACCACCATGAGCAGCAGGACCAGCGTGGTGATCCGGTAGGCCTTCGACCGCACACGGGTGCTGATCTCCCGCGAGGCCACCAGCCCCACTGCGGACACCGGGCTCATCCGGACATCGGGCGCGCTCACGCAGCCACCTCCTGGTGCCCGCTCACCACGGAGCGGAACAGATCGGTCAGCGACGGCTGTTTCCGGGTGAACTCCCGCACCGGACCGGTGGCCAGCGCGGCTCGCAGCACGGCCTGATCGTCGCCACCCTCGCCCAGTTCGAGTTCGGTCACGTCGCCTTCGCGGCCGAGCACCCGTACCCCCGGCAACGCGGCCGCCCAGTCCGGTGGCGCGGCCGGGGCGTCAACCAGCAGCCGGATCGCCCCGCCCGCGCCGGAACGCAGCTCCGGCACCGAACCGCACGCCTCCATCCGGCCATTGCGGACGATGCCGATGCGGTCGCACAGCCGTTCCACGAGATCGAGCTGGTGACTGGAGAAGACCACCGGCACGCCCTCGGCCGCCTTCTCCCGCAGCACCCCGCTCATCACGTCCACCGCCACCGGGTCGAGACCGGAGAACGGTTCGTCCAGCACCAGGATCCGCGGCTCGTGCACCAGCGCCGCGGCCAGCTGCACGCGCTGCTGGTTGCCGAGGCTGAGTTTCTCCACCTCGTCGTCGCGGCGCGCGGCCACGCCGAGCCGTTCGGTCCACTTTCCGGCGGATGCCTTCGCCTCGCCCGCGGCCATCCCGTGCAGCCGGGCCAGGTAGGTCAGCTGCTCCCCCACCTTCATCTTCGGGTACAGGCCGCGTTCCTCCGGCATGTACCCGATGTGCCGGCGGGTCTCGTGCGTGATCCGCTCCCCCGCATAGCGCACCTCGCCGGCGTCGGCGCTCAGCACGCCGAGAGCGATCCGCATGGTGGTCGTCTTGCCCGCGCCGTTGCTGCCCACGAAGCCGAACAGCTCGCCGGGCCGCACGTCGAACGTCATCTGCTGCAGCGCCACCACGGCGCCGTACTGCTTGGAGATCCCGTCGATCTCCAATCCGGGCTCAGCCATCGCCCGCCCCCTTCACTCGGCCTGGAGCGGTGCACTCCGCTCCAGATCGAGATGGTAGGGATGTTCCGGCCCGCCCGCCCGCGTTCCGCGGTTATGAGTCCGCCGGCGACAGGTGCGGCCCCGTAGGATCGGGCCGACATGGCTGAGACGAACGGCGGGCGCCAGGTGCCCAAGCACCACGGGCTGTCCGCGAAGACCCTGCGCAGGCTGGAACATGCGTCCGGACGGCTGGCGAGCGCCAGCGTCGCGGCCATGGAGCAGCGGCTGGTGTGGTTCGGCAGGCTGTCCGCCGACCAGCGCGCCAGCGTCCTGCTCATCACGCAGACCGGCGCCTCCGGGTTCGTCCGCTGGCTGCGTGATTCCAAGGAAGCCCTGAAGCTGACCACCGAGGCGTTCCGCGACGCGCCCGCCGAACTGTCCCGCTGGATCAGCCTGCGCCAGGCGGTCGGCATGGTCCGGCTGGCGATCGAGGTGTTCGAGGAGGAACTCCCGGAGTTCGCCGCGAACGAGACCGAACGCGCCGCGCTGATCGAGGGGATCCTGCGCTACGGCCGGGAAATCGCGTTCGCCGCGGCCAATTCCTACGCCGCCGCGGCGGAAATCCGCGGTGCCTGGGACGCCCGGCTGGAGGCACTCGTCGTGGACGGCATCGTCCGCGGGGACGACGAGGAGGCGGTGCTGTCCCGCGCCGCCGCGCTGGGCTGGGATCCGGCGGGAGCGGCGACCGTGCTGGTGGGAAATCCGCAGTCGGACGACGCGCCCACGGTGGTGTTCGAGGTGCGCGCCCGCGCCGCCCGGGTCGGCCGTCCGGTATTGCTGTCGGTCCAGGGCTCCCGGCTGGTGCTGGTGATCGGCGGGACCACCGAGGGCGGGCCGAAGGAGCACGAGATCCTCACCCGGATGTCCACCGTGTTCGCCGACGGACCCGTGGTGGCCGGCCCGACCGTGCCCACCCTCGCCGAGGCGCACCACAGCGCGGCCGAAGCGCTGTCCGGATTGCGAGCCGTGGTCGGCTGGCCCGGCGCGCCCCGTCCGGTGCGGTCCGCCGATCTGCTGCCCGAACGGGCGCTCTCCGGCGACCCCGGCGCGGAACGCCTGCTCGTGGACCAGATCGCCCGGCCGCTGGAGGAGGCGGGCGCGGCGCTGCAGCGCACCGTGGAGACCTATCTGGACAACGGCGGGGTCCTGGAACGCTGCGCGCAGGCGTTGTTCGTGCACCCCAACACCGTTCGCTACCGGCTTCGCAAGGCCACCGACGTGACCGGCCGCAACCCCACCGACCCTCGCGACGCGCTGGTCCTGCGGATCGCGCTGACGGTCGGGCGATTGGCCCGCAGCCGCGGGCTGTGGTGACCGACTTCACGGCGAGCGCTGGTTGAATCCCACAAGGCTCATGAGCTAAGAACCAGGATCTCTCCCGGGTCTTTGGAGGTATCCTCCAATAACCTCGCACGGACTTGGTGACCGCCCGCATCTGAAGACCCGGCCACTCCCGTGGTCTCATAGACACCGTGACAGCTGCAGTCCTCTCACCCGGCCAGGGTTCCCAGGCCCCCGGCATGCTCACCCCGTGGCTCGAGCTCGACGGCGCCCGCGCGCGGGTCGAGCAGTGGTCCGACCGCGCCGGGCTCGACCTGCTCCGGCTCGGCACGGAGGCCGGCGCCGAGGAGATCCAGGACACCGCGGTCGCGCAGCCGCTGATCGTCGCGCTCTCCCTGCTCACCGCGCAGTACCTGCCGCTGCCCGACGGCGCGCCGGTGGCCGGGCACTCCGTGGGCGAACTGGCCGCCGCCGCGATCGCCGGCGTGCTCTCCCCCGCCGACGCGGTCGCACTGGCCGCGGTCCGCGGCGCGGAGATGGCCAAGGCCTGCGCGCTCGAACCGACCTCGATGGCCGCGGTGATGCTCGGCGATCCGGACGAGGTCACCGCCTGGCTCGAAGGACAGGACCTGATCGCGGCCAACCGCAACGGCGCGGGCCAGATCGTGGCCTCCGGCGCGGCCGCGGCGATCGAGCGGATCGTCGCCGAACCCCTTGCCGGCACGAAGATCCGCGCCCTCAAGGTGGCGGGGGCCTTCCACACGCCGTACATGGCGCCCGCGGAAGACGCCCTGCGCGAGCACGCCGCCGGCCTCACCCCGGCCGACCCGGTGCGCCCGCTGCTGTCCAATGCCGACGGTGAGGTCGTCACCAGTGGCGCGGAATACCTGCGGCGGCTGGTCGCCCAGGTGACCCGCCCGGTCCGCTGGGACCTGACCATGGCCGGGCTCGCCGCGCTCGGCGTGACCCGCACCGTCGAACTCGCGCCCGCGGGCACCCTGACCGGACTGGTCAAGCGGCAGCTCAAGGGCGTGGTCACCACTACCACCGCGCTGAAGTCGCCGGCCGAACTGGCCGCGCTGCGCGAGGAGGACGCCCTGTGACCGACCGTCCCCGCCTGCACCAGACCACCGGCCCGGCCGCCACCCGGATCCTCGGCTTCGGCAGCCACCAGCCGGACCGGGTCGTCACCAACGACGACCTGTCGCAGCTCATGGACACCAACGACCAGTGGATCCGCGAACGGGTCGGCATCATCGAACGCCGGTTCGGGGAGAAGGACGAGACGCTGGTCGACTACGCGGTCGCCGCGGGTGCCGCCGCCCTCGCCGACGCCGGGGTCGAGCCGTCCGAAGTGGACACGGTGATCGTGCCCAACTGCACCATGCCCTCGCAGATCCCGAACGCGGCGGGCCAGATCGCCGCGCGGATCGGCGTCCCGGAGCCGGGGGCGTTCGACCTCAACGCGGCCTGCGCCGGATTCTGCTACGGCCTCGGCCTCGCCTCCGATCTGGTGCGCGCCGGGTCCGCGCGCAAGGTGCTGGTGATCGGTTCGGAGAAGCTCACCGACTCGATCGACCCGACCGACCGGGCGAACGCGATCATCTTCGCCGACGGCGCGGGCGCGGCGGTGGTCGGCGCGGCCGACGAGCCCGCCATCGGCCCGGTGGTGTGGGGCAGCGCGGGCGATCTGGCCGGCCTGATCTATATGCGCGATCACCGCTACATCTACCAGGAGGGCCAGTCGGTCTTCCGCTGGGCGACCACGCAGATCGCGCCGATCGCGCTGCGCGCGCTGGAGGCCGCCGGGCTGGAGCCCGCGGATGTGGACGTGCTCGTGCCGCACCAGGCGAATCTGCGCATCGTCGAATCGATCGCGAAGAAGCTGCGGGCCAAGGGCGCCCGCGAGGACCTGGTGGTCGCCGACGACATCAGGTACTCCGGCAACACCTCGTCCGCCTCGATCCCGATGGCGCTGGACCACATGCGCAAGGCGGGCACCGTGCACCCCGGCGACGTGGTGCTGGCGGTCGGCTTCGGAGCCGGGCTGTCCTATGCCGGGCAGGTCTTCGTCCTGCCCTGAGTGGATACTTCCCCGCGGGCGCCGTGCCCGCGGGGTGGACCTGTGGAAGAACCGAGAAGGGAACAACACCGATGGCTGAGAAAGCTGAGAAGCCCGAGATCCTCGAAGGCCTCGCCGAGATCGTCGAAGAGGTCGCCGGGGTCGCCAAGGACGACGTCGCCGCCGAGAAGTCC
This Amycolatopsis sulphurea DNA region includes the following protein-coding sequences:
- a CDS encoding nicotinamide mononucleotide transporter family protein, which codes for MDFLLHHGVTVLGQWISIAELAGQLFALAVVFLAERRTLWTWPVQVAATVLLFSVYASAHLGGLAGRQIAILLISLYGWWAWHRRTDPVYGVVVRTGRWTERAAMVTAFAAGTVAMALALQSLDASWAPWPDAAIFVGTLVAFAAQGVGLVEFWGVWLVVDAIGVPLQISSGLYFSAAIYLVFAGLVVHGWISWSRSARRVRAPEQVTTAADRAGH
- a CDS encoding ACP S-malonyltransferase, which encodes MTAAVLSPGQGSQAPGMLTPWLELDGARARVEQWSDRAGLDLLRLGTEAGAEEIQDTAVAQPLIVALSLLTAQYLPLPDGAPVAGHSVGELAAAAIAGVLSPADAVALAAVRGAEMAKACALEPTSMAAVMLGDPDEVTAWLEGQDLIAANRNGAGQIVASGAAAAIERIVAEPLAGTKIRALKVAGAFHTPYMAPAEDALREHAAGLTPADPVRPLLSNADGEVVTSGAEYLRRLVAQVTRPVRWDLTMAGLAALGVTRTVELAPAGTLTGLVKRQLKGVVTTTTALKSPAELAALREEDAL
- a CDS encoding beta-ketoacyl-ACP synthase 3; the protein is MTDRPRLHQTTGPAATRILGFGSHQPDRVVTNDDLSQLMDTNDQWIRERVGIIERRFGEKDETLVDYAVAAGAAALADAGVEPSEVDTVIVPNCTMPSQIPNAAGQIAARIGVPEPGAFDLNAACAGFCYGLGLASDLVRAGSARKVLVIGSEKLTDSIDPTDRANAIIFADGAGAAVVGAADEPAIGPVVWGSAGDLAGLIYMRDHRYIYQEGQSVFRWATTQIAPIALRALEAAGLEPADVDVLVPHQANLRIVESIAKKLRAKGAREDLVVADDIRYSGNTSSASIPMALDHMRKAGTVHPGDVVLAVGFGAGLSYAGQVFVLP
- a CDS encoding mechanosensitive ion channel family protein; the protein is MGQQLKDGLGQAWNLVATFVPKLVGFLIILLIGWLIAKAVSKALEIVLGKLGFARLVEKTGLTGMLRQANADPGLLLVKLVYYFILLIALQLAFGVFGSSNPVSSLLNDIIAFLPRILVALVLIVVAAAIAKVVRDMAASALAARPAGRLLATIAYWLIMAFGIIAALGQVNIATTVTGPVLIAVLATVAGVLVVGFGGGLIKPAQERWGGWLGALQGQIGSGDGARGEVGEPVAASAKAGAHEAPTAAYPQGEAGGRTEEPPTSPSGFNPDGR
- a CDS encoding ABC transporter ATP-binding protein — its product is MAEPGLEIDGISKQYGAVVALQQMTFDVRPGELFGFVGSNGAGKTTTMRIALGVLSADAGEVRYAGERITHETRRHIGYMPEERGLYPKMKVGEQLTYLARLHGMAAGEAKASAGKWTERLGVAARRDDEVEKLSLGNQQRVQLAAALVHEPRILVLDEPFSGLDPVAVDVMSGVLREKAAEGVPVVFSSHQLDLVERLCDRIGIVRNGRMEACGSVPELRSGAGGAIRLLVDAPAAPPDWAAALPGVRVLGREGDVTELELGEGGDDQAVLRAALATGPVREFTRKQPSLTDLFRSVVSGHQEVAA
- a CDS encoding PucR family transcriptional regulator, with amino-acid sequence MAETNGGRQVPKHHGLSAKTLRRLEHASGRLASASVAAMEQRLVWFGRLSADQRASVLLITQTGASGFVRWLRDSKEALKLTTEAFRDAPAELSRWISLRQAVGMVRLAIEVFEEELPEFAANETERAALIEGILRYGREIAFAAANSYAAAAEIRGAWDARLEALVVDGIVRGDDEEAVLSRAAALGWDPAGAATVLVGNPQSDDAPTVVFEVRARAARVGRPVLLSVQGSRLVLVIGGTTEGGPKEHEILTRMSTVFADGPVVAGPTVPTLAEAHHSAAEALSGLRAVVGWPGAPRPVRSADLLPERALSGDPGAERLLVDQIARPLEEAGAALQRTVETYLDNGGVLERCAQALFVHPNTVRYRLRKATDVTGRNPTDPRDALVLRIALTVGRLARSRGLW
- a CDS encoding ABC transporter permease; the protein is MSPVSAVGLVASREISTRVRSKAYRITTLVLLLMVVAVAVVFKLISGGGSADATVGYVPAAAPLSAPLVETAKSLDQKVATEQVPDQATGVAKLRDGSLDALLVQDARQVHVQAKKTLDAKLANTLGVLARQVALEQSIRSLHQDPAVVQRATASAAIDELPPLEKPYDYDSQQLILGIVAGILIYFSLMLNGQMVSQGVVEEKTSRVVELLLSTVKPWQLMAGKVLGIGVVGLIQMLAIGVVGLVAGLGLGVLTISVSAAVGTVVWLIVWYLLGFFMYAVVFAALGALVSRQEDVGGATMPALLLVIAGYVVGISVLPSDPSSRLAEVLSVIPVFAPTLMPMRLSMGGVPVWEAVVSVGLVVLLIPALIWLAARIYRNAVMRTGAKVKLRDALRAA